From one Bacillus sp. FJAT-42376 genomic stretch:
- the yycF gene encoding response regulator YycF, with the protein MDNRRILVVDDEKPIADILEFNLKKEGYDVHCAYDGNDALVQVEEFQPDLILLDIMLPSKDGMEVCREVRKKYDMPIIMLTAKDSEIDKVLGLELGADDYVTKPFSTRELLARVKANLRRQQTAGTAEEAAGDTNEIGVGSLVIHPDAYVVTKRGETIELTHREFELLHYLAKHIGQVMTREHLLQTVWGYDYFGDVRTVDVTVRRLREKIEDNPSHPNWIVTRRGVGYYLRNPEQE; encoded by the coding sequence ATGGATAATAGAAGGATTTTAGTGGTGGACGATGAGAAACCGATTGCAGATATACTGGAGTTTAACTTAAAAAAAGAAGGCTACGATGTTCATTGTGCCTATGATGGGAACGATGCCCTGGTGCAGGTGGAGGAATTCCAGCCTGATCTCATTCTTCTCGACATCATGCTTCCGAGTAAGGATGGCATGGAAGTTTGCCGCGAAGTGCGGAAGAAATACGATATGCCGATCATTATGCTGACCGCTAAGGATTCTGAGATCGACAAGGTGCTCGGTCTTGAACTGGGTGCCGATGATTATGTGACGAAGCCGTTCAGCACACGCGAGCTTCTGGCCAGGGTAAAAGCCAACCTCCGCAGACAGCAGACGGCTGGAACAGCGGAAGAAGCGGCCGGAGATACGAATGAAATCGGCGTTGGTTCTCTCGTTATCCATCCGGATGCCTATGTCGTGACCAAACGCGGGGAAACGATTGAGCTGACACACCGCGAATTTGAACTGCTGCATTATTTGGCGAAGCACATTGGACAAGTCATGACCCGCGAACATTTGCTTCAAACCGTTTGGGGCTACGATTATTTTGGAGACGTCCGCACAGTGGATGTAACGGTCCGCCGTCTGCGGGAGAAAATCGAAGATAATCCAAGCCATCCGAACTGGATCGTCACGAGACGGGGCGTAGGGTATTATTTGCGGAATCCTGAACAGGAGTAA
- a CDS encoding trypsin-like peptidase domain-containing protein, whose translation MGYYDQDYQEPPRRQKGNRGGWFLAGITGAILGGLIVLFAGPTVNDLVNGNFNTGEETSPGAREPAGPQKQVSVNVTSDITNIVSKVSSSVVGVINIQQSNFWDEEQGKGEAGTGSGVIYKKDGPNAFIVTNHHVIEGATQVEISLSDGARVKARILGSDKLTDLAVLQVNSDKIKNVAPFGDSDKVKPGEPSIAIGNPLGLQFAGSVTQGIISGTERAIPIDENGDGQADWNSEVIQTDAAINPGNSGGALINIDGKVIGINSMKIAESSVEGIGLAIPVNIAKPVIEDLEKYGEVRRPFLGLSMRSLDEVSSYHQEETLKLPKSVTHGVVVFEAEPLSPAGKAGIKQMDVITQMDGKDIKDIIQLRKVLYELKPGDTISITFYRSGKKQSVDVRLGESRAQGS comes from the coding sequence ATGGGGTATTATGATCAGGATTATCAGGAGCCGCCTCGCAGGCAAAAAGGGAACCGCGGCGGATGGTTTTTGGCCGGAATAACAGGAGCCATACTCGGAGGACTGATTGTCCTTTTTGCCGGGCCGACCGTCAATGACCTGGTGAACGGAAATTTCAACACAGGAGAAGAAACCTCTCCTGGAGCCAGGGAGCCGGCAGGACCGCAAAAACAGGTCTCCGTTAATGTCACTTCCGACATCACGAACATTGTGAGCAAAGTATCGAGCTCCGTTGTTGGAGTCATCAATATCCAGCAGTCCAACTTCTGGGATGAAGAACAGGGCAAAGGCGAAGCGGGAACCGGATCCGGCGTGATTTATAAAAAAGACGGGCCAAACGCGTTCATCGTTACGAACCACCACGTCATCGAAGGCGCCACACAGGTGGAAATCAGCCTCTCAGACGGCGCGAGAGTGAAAGCAAGGATTCTCGGAAGCGATAAGCTGACCGACCTTGCTGTCCTGCAGGTGAACAGCGACAAGATTAAGAACGTCGCTCCATTCGGAGATTCAGACAAAGTAAAACCGGGCGAGCCTTCCATCGCTATCGGAAATCCGCTCGGGCTTCAGTTTGCCGGCTCCGTAACACAGGGAATCATCTCCGGGACGGAACGCGCCATTCCAATTGACGAGAACGGCGACGGCCAGGCCGACTGGAACTCGGAGGTCATTCAGACGGATGCCGCGATCAACCCTGGAAACAGCGGTGGCGCCCTCATCAACATCGACGGAAAAGTGATTGGCATCAACTCGATGAAAATCGCCGAGTCGTCCGTTGAGGGAATCGGACTCGCGATACCAGTCAATATCGCAAAACCTGTCATTGAAGATCTTGAAAAGTACGGAGAAGTCAGAAGGCCGTTCCTCGGTTTAAGCATGCGTTCACTTGACGAAGTATCCAGCTACCATCAGGAGGAAACCCTCAAGCTTCCAAAGAGCGTCACACATGGTGTCGTCGTATTTGAAGCAGAGCCCCTCTCCCCTGCCGGCAAAGCAGGCATCAAGCAGATGGACGTCATCACCCAAATGGATGGCAAGGATATTAAAGACATCATCCAGCTTCGCAAAGTGCTATATGAACTGAAACCAGGAGACACAATCTCCATCACCTTCTACCGCTCAGGGAAAAAACAGTCGGTGGATGTTAGGCTTGGTGAATCAAGAGCACAAGGAAGCTAA
- a CDS encoding MBL fold metallo-hydrolase: MSLQFSVLASGSTGNAIYVEADGQSFLVDAGLSNKQLGLLMSQIGKSMDDLSGIFITHEHSDHIKGLGVAARKHKVPVYANGNTWKAMEKLIGEVPSEQKFHFETDTVKSFGGLDIQSFGVSHDAAEPMFYVFHHNGRKLALITDTGYVSDRMKGTIKDANSFVFESNHDVSMLRMGHYPWSIKRRILSDVGHVSNEDAALAMSDVIGDSTSRIYLAHLSKDNNMKDLARMSVQQTLESKGFVLGDQISLYDTDPSKPTPLTAV, from the coding sequence ATGAGCTTGCAATTTAGCGTACTTGCGAGCGGGAGTACGGGGAACGCCATTTATGTCGAGGCGGACGGACAGTCCTTTTTGGTGGATGCCGGCTTAAGCAACAAACAGCTTGGCCTGCTCATGAGCCAGATTGGCAAAAGCATGGACGATTTGAGCGGCATTTTCATTACCCATGAACACAGTGACCATATTAAAGGTCTAGGAGTGGCGGCACGAAAACATAAGGTGCCGGTTTATGCGAACGGAAACACGTGGAAGGCGATGGAGAAACTGATTGGTGAAGTACCGTCGGAGCAAAAGTTTCATTTTGAAACCGACACGGTGAAATCGTTCGGAGGACTTGATATCCAGTCGTTCGGTGTCTCCCATGACGCGGCAGAACCGATGTTTTACGTGTTTCACCATAACGGCCGCAAGCTTGCCCTTATTACCGATACCGGCTATGTGAGCGACCGGATGAAGGGGACCATCAAGGACGCGAATTCGTTCGTGTTTGAAAGCAACCATGATGTGAGCATGCTCCGGATGGGGCATTACCCGTGGAGCATTAAGCGCCGTATTCTTTCCGATGTCGGCCACGTCTCGAACGAAGACGCCGCCCTTGCAATGTCTGATGTCATCGGCGACAGCACCTCCCGCATCTACCTTGCCCACTTAAGCAAGGACAACAATATGAAGGACCTTGCCAGAATGTCGGTACAGCAGACATTGGAGAGCAAAGGATTCGTTTTAGGCGACCAAATTTCTTTGTACGACACCGACCCGAGTAAGCCGACTCCGCTAACAGCCGTCTAA
- a CDS encoding FAD-dependent oxidoreductase yields the protein MTQKWDVVIVGGGLAGYVAANCLADTNLSVLIIEKGKKAGGRARTSKMNRQYLNLGPHALFKKGKAKSILEELGISLTGKSPKLGGIVVENNTDYAAPLSPLELFTTKFLNGKERMEWIAVLLKVMKIDPENLAEQTFQQWVMQTSKSEKVQSLLYMLGRLSTYCHAPEMVSAKLAVSYIKTSMGGVLYVDGGWQTIIDQLHNKAIISGVQLQSHTFVKQIEPVQRDSFTLILSNEEEVHARYVICTTGPHELNDMLNNQNSFLSQITAVKGATLDLALTQLPNPGRLFAMGMTDPLYYSVHSNYARLSDDTKSTVLHVFKYHHPNDHLDKTRIQNELEQFLDRLQPGWQQYVITKRFIPSITVNQRLPRLGDEQKLLRSKSEIPGLYIAGDWASPSCILADGAVSSGKQAAEDILLKEKENNRANNERRVPAF from the coding sequence ATGACTCAAAAATGGGATGTTGTAATAGTTGGCGGCGGATTAGCCGGTTATGTTGCAGCGAACTGCTTAGCAGACACCAATTTATCGGTGTTAATAATAGAAAAAGGAAAAAAAGCTGGCGGCAGGGCTAGAACCAGCAAGATGAATCGGCAATATTTAAACCTAGGTCCGCATGCCCTTTTTAAAAAAGGAAAAGCCAAGTCCATTCTCGAAGAATTAGGTATTAGTCTTACTGGAAAATCACCCAAATTAGGCGGTATAGTAGTTGAAAACAATACCGACTATGCTGCCCCGCTTTCACCTCTGGAACTTTTTACAACAAAGTTTTTGAACGGGAAGGAACGTATGGAATGGATTGCGGTTTTATTGAAAGTAATGAAGATTGATCCAGAAAATTTAGCAGAGCAAACATTTCAGCAGTGGGTCATGCAGACCAGTAAGTCTGAAAAAGTTCAGTCATTACTCTATATGCTTGGCAGACTTTCCACCTATTGTCATGCTCCTGAAATGGTGAGCGCCAAACTAGCCGTTTCCTATATCAAAACTTCTATGGGGGGCGTCCTGTATGTGGACGGGGGCTGGCAAACAATTATCGACCAGCTGCACAATAAGGCAATCATCTCGGGGGTTCAGCTTCAATCTCATACTTTTGTTAAACAGATCGAACCCGTCCAACGGGATTCATTTACATTAATCCTGTCTAATGAAGAAGAAGTTCACGCGAGGTATGTCATTTGTACAACTGGCCCACATGAACTTAATGACATGTTAAATAATCAAAACAGCTTTCTTTCACAGATAACAGCTGTAAAAGGGGCAACGTTGGATCTAGCTTTAACACAGCTTCCCAACCCGGGGCGGTTATTCGCCATGGGCATGACAGATCCCCTTTATTATTCTGTACACTCAAATTATGCCCGCCTTTCTGATGACACCAAAAGCACCGTTCTTCATGTATTTAAATATCATCACCCTAATGATCACCTTGATAAAACAAGGATTCAAAACGAGCTTGAACAATTCCTGGATAGACTGCAGCCAGGGTGGCAGCAATATGTGATCACAAAACGATTTATTCCCAGCATTACAGTAAACCAGCGCTTACCCAGATTAGGAGATGAGCAAAAGCTACTGCGTTCTAAATCAGAAATTCCGGGATTATATATAGCAGGAGACTGGGCTTCCCCCAGCTGCATCCTGGCAGATGGAGCCGTCAGCAGCGGCAAACAAGCAGCTGAAGATATCCTTTTAAAGGAGAAGGAGAATAATCGTGCAAATAACGAAAGAAGAGTACCAGCTTTTTAA
- the walK gene encoding cell wall metabolism sensor histidine kinase WalK, which produces MTKIGFFRSIHFKFALIFVLLIVLAMQIIGVYFVKQLEDSLKENFNNSINKQIELLSYSLGVEFAKKRPEDDPDTLQNDITSVLNDYATNEIQEVRVIDPNSFKVIATSNIGNRNNIVDKKVNNNLVKRSLIVGENDYRVVYDRETQNRVRISATQIKDDSGTILGILYMEASMEDIFSQMRNINSILATGTGIALIITALVGIFLARTITRPLSDMRKQALELAKGNFGRKVRIYSNDEIGQLALNFNHLTEELEEAHSQTEGERKKLASVIANMTDGVIATNRKGEIILVNDPAVQLLNVSRETAYSMTITSLLDIEEEVEFDQLIESQEPLLLDFSSDDKPLILRVNFSVLVKEHGGFIEGLIAIIYDVTEQEKIDEERREFVANVSHELRTPLTTMRSYLDALAEGAWEDKEIAPQFLQVTQTETERMIRLVNDLLNLSKMDSRDYRIKPDWINFTVFFNKIIDRFEMTKSQNVTFKREIPKEDLYVDIDTDKITQVLDNIISNALKYSPEGGKITFKIKVMEEELIISIKDEGVGIPKDSVKKIFDRFYRVDKARTRKLGGTGLGLAIAKEMVQAHSGDIWAESKERRGTTIYFTLPYNPNQEDDWE; this is translated from the coding sequence ATGACTAAAATAGGGTTTTTCCGTTCCATCCATTTTAAATTTGCCCTGATATTTGTATTGCTGATTGTTCTGGCGATGCAAATTATTGGGGTGTATTTTGTCAAGCAGCTGGAAGATTCACTGAAGGAAAATTTCAACAACTCCATCAACAAGCAAATTGAGCTCCTCAGCTACAGTCTTGGTGTAGAATTTGCCAAAAAACGTCCGGAAGATGATCCGGACACGCTGCAAAATGATATTACAAGTGTCCTGAATGATTATGCGACAAATGAAATTCAGGAAGTCCGTGTCATTGATCCAAACAGCTTCAAAGTTATCGCCACCTCTAATATCGGCAACCGGAATAACATCGTCGATAAGAAAGTAAACAACAATCTTGTGAAACGGTCCCTTATCGTTGGAGAAAATGATTATCGGGTTGTTTATGACCGGGAAACCCAAAATCGGGTCCGGATTTCTGCTACCCAGATCAAGGATGATTCCGGTACGATCCTCGGTATTCTATATATGGAAGCCTCTATGGAAGACATCTTCTCTCAAATGCGGAACATTAACAGCATTTTGGCGACAGGCACAGGCATAGCTTTGATCATCACCGCATTAGTCGGGATTTTCCTCGCCCGGACCATTACAAGGCCGCTTTCGGATATGAGAAAACAGGCGCTTGAACTTGCGAAAGGGAATTTTGGCCGGAAAGTCCGCATTTACAGCAATGATGAAATCGGGCAGCTTGCCTTAAACTTTAACCATCTGACGGAAGAACTGGAAGAAGCCCACTCCCAAACCGAGGGAGAGCGGAAAAAGCTCGCATCGGTTATTGCGAATATGACGGATGGAGTCATTGCGACGAACCGTAAAGGGGAAATCATTCTCGTGAATGATCCGGCTGTCCAGCTGCTGAACGTTTCACGTGAAACAGCCTATTCCATGACCATTACGTCGCTTCTGGATATTGAAGAAGAAGTGGAATTCGACCAGCTTATCGAGTCGCAGGAGCCTCTCCTTCTTGATTTCAGTTCAGATGACAAACCTCTCATTCTCCGAGTCAACTTTTCTGTTTTAGTGAAAGAACACGGCGGATTTATTGAAGGGTTAATCGCCATTATTTACGATGTAACCGAGCAGGAGAAGATTGACGAGGAACGGCGGGAGTTTGTGGCAAACGTCTCTCATGAGCTTCGCACACCGCTTACGACGATGCGGAGCTATCTCGATGCTTTGGCCGAAGGGGCTTGGGAGGATAAAGAAATTGCTCCCCAGTTTCTGCAGGTGACCCAGACGGAGACCGAGCGGATGATCCGGCTTGTCAATGACCTTCTGAATCTATCAAAAATGGACAGCCGCGATTACCGGATCAAACCGGACTGGATTAATTTCACCGTCTTTTTCAACAAAATCATCGACCGGTTTGAAATGACAAAATCACAAAACGTGACGTTTAAACGCGAGATCCCGAAAGAAGATCTTTATGTGGACATTGATACCGATAAAATTACGCAGGTACTGGATAACATTATTTCTAATGCCCTGAAGTATTCTCCGGAGGGCGGGAAAATCACCTTCAAAATCAAGGTGATGGAAGAAGAACTCATCATCAGCATCAAAGATGAAGGAGTAGGCATTCCGAAGGACAGTGTGAAAAAGATTTTTGACCGTTTTTACCGGGTGGATAAAGCAAGAACGAGAAAGCTCGGCGGAACCGGACTCGGCCTTGCGATTGCGAAAGAAATGGTACAGGCCCACTCCGGCGATATTTGGGCAGAAAGTAAGGAAAGACGGGGGACAACCATCTACTTCACGCTCCCGTACAATCCGAATCAAGAGGATGATTGGGAATGA
- a CDS encoding RNA polymerase sigma-70 factor has product MQITKEEYQLFKPLLFSIGYRMLGSVAEAEDMVQETFLKYHLLKEENIRIKKAYLCKVMTNLCLDALKSAKHRREQYVGPWNPEPLLLEKLQAFDPSETLIQKEGLSMAYLRMMEHLKPDERAILLLREVFDFPYSEIADIIEKKEENCRKILSRAKQKISRAEGESLNYEKNMLLINRFIEAFQTQKIDVLLELISENVTLFSDGGGKVTAAIRPIESFSHVLSLLYGIIKKAPEDFYFEVKNVNSQPAIVTYMNGRIQSIVSFYIRNEKIDEMYITMNPDKLPVH; this is encoded by the coding sequence GTGCAAATAACGAAAGAAGAGTACCAGCTTTTTAAACCCCTGCTGTTTTCAATAGGGTATCGGATGTTAGGTTCAGTCGCGGAAGCAGAGGATATGGTCCAGGAAACGTTTCTAAAATATCACCTATTAAAAGAAGAAAATATAAGAATCAAGAAAGCCTATCTATGCAAAGTCATGACAAACCTCTGTCTTGATGCCTTAAAGTCTGCCAAGCACAGACGGGAACAGTATGTGGGACCATGGAATCCCGAGCCGCTGCTGCTTGAAAAACTGCAAGCCTTTGACCCATCTGAAACGCTTATACAAAAAGAAGGATTAAGTATGGCTTATTTACGAATGATGGAGCATCTGAAACCAGACGAACGGGCCATTCTTCTTTTAAGAGAGGTATTTGATTTCCCCTACTCAGAAATCGCTGACATCATTGAAAAGAAAGAAGAAAACTGCAGAAAAATTCTTAGCAGGGCAAAGCAAAAGATCTCACGTGCAGAAGGCGAAAGCCTGAACTATGAGAAGAATATGCTATTGATTAATCGCTTTATAGAAGCCTTTCAAACGCAAAAGATTGATGTCCTATTAGAGCTTATCTCAGAAAATGTCACGCTGTTTTCCGATGGCGGCGGAAAAGTCACGGCTGCTATCCGCCCAATCGAATCCTTCTCTCATGTTCTATCCTTATTATACGGAATCATAAAAAAAGCGCCCGAGGACTTTTATTTTGAAGTTAAAAATGTCAATTCCCAGCCAGCAATCGTGACCTACATGAATGGCAGGATTCAAAGTATTGTCAGTTTTTATATTCGGAATGAAAAAATAGATGAAATGTATATTACGATGAATCCAGATAAATTACCTGTTCATTAA
- a CDS encoding CxxH/CxxC protein — protein MKACADHVETAIDMYVDEHELAPEIIKIEETNRLSTTCELCENPAIYIVGE, from the coding sequence ATGAAAGCATGCGCAGATCATGTCGAAACAGCAATAGATATGTATGTTGACGAGCACGAATTGGCTCCGGAAATAATAAAAATTGAAGAAACGAACAGGTTATCCACAACCTGTGAATTGTGCGAAAACCCAGCCATATATATAGTGGGGGAATAA
- the rlmH gene encoding 23S rRNA (pseudouridine(1915)-N(3))-methyltransferase RlmH, with product MNISIITVGKLKEKYLKQGIDEYLKRLGPYAKMDIIELADEKAPENLSEQDMKIVKDKEGERILAKISDDTHVIALAIEGKMKSSEQLAADLDRLATYGKSKVAFVIGGSLGLSDAVMKRANDTLSFSKMTFPHQLMRLVLVEQVYRAFRINRGEPYHK from the coding sequence GTGAATATATCGATCATAACGGTTGGAAAACTAAAAGAAAAATACTTAAAACAAGGAATCGACGAATATTTGAAGAGGCTCGGACCGTACGCAAAAATGGACATCATCGAGCTTGCCGATGAAAAAGCCCCTGAAAATTTGAGTGAGCAGGACATGAAAATCGTCAAAGACAAAGAAGGCGAACGGATTCTGGCGAAGATTTCAGATGATACCCATGTGATTGCTCTGGCGATTGAAGGAAAAATGAAATCGTCGGAGCAGCTTGCTGCGGATTTGGACAGGCTGGCGACATACGGGAAAAGTAAGGTTGCGTTTGTGATTGGCGGATCACTTGGATTAAGTGATGCGGTGATGAAGCGGGCGAATGATACGCTGTCGTTTTCGAAGATGACTTTTCCGCATCAGCTGATGAGGCTGGTTTTAGTGGAGCAGGTTTATCGGGCTTTTCGGATTAATCGGGGGGAGCCTTACCATAAGTAA
- the yycH gene encoding two-component system activity regulator YycH, translating to MKRETVKTLVLALLVIVSLYLTWNIWTFQPSLDPIENMKYLESKPLTEEEREIGEVVKPQQVFYHGGDSHYNADSKADDIWESLAKWKLEDSRDVSNSKTFSSKTKFLNFVSGLDGQKKLELIFSQTIPVETFQSILDWNSKTVKNQAFDRIVVPFDRVKTPKLYFISYKNQKVLEVNLNNDITQLSGKYFSSLNEYDRYFTWQVNKDCIVMLPEKNPLFSRQSFSMGTFSADKFKQALFNNPSYVTSGASGSQTVYTDGQRRMVYDSDRGSMRFTDNNGLKRTEAGTGLSKIMTQSIDYLNSRGGWTDTDEYVFFSHTKDLEITLRMTLNGMPIFASFEPPLLKTTITQNWGSTDVLSYEHPIFFRNYDSNPEPVKIESGAELIEMLEASRGELRKDNLFRVFPAYELSRSTEDLIVVAEPAWYAETKSGNYLMIQDPRILGGGSQNGLE from the coding sequence ATGAAGCGGGAAACAGTGAAAACGCTCGTACTAGCCTTATTAGTCATTGTGAGTCTTTATCTGACATGGAACATCTGGACGTTTCAGCCGTCCCTCGATCCGATCGAGAACATGAAATACCTCGAAAGCAAGCCTTTGACGGAAGAAGAGAGGGAAATCGGCGAAGTGGTAAAACCCCAGCAGGTGTTTTACCATGGAGGAGACAGCCATTACAATGCGGACAGCAAAGCAGATGACATCTGGGAGTCACTGGCGAAGTGGAAGCTTGAGGATTCAAGGGATGTGTCCAATTCCAAAACCTTCAGCAGCAAAACGAAATTCCTGAACTTTGTTTCGGGACTGGACGGGCAGAAAAAGCTGGAGCTGATCTTCAGCCAGACGATTCCGGTGGAAACGTTCCAATCCATTTTGGACTGGAATTCCAAGACCGTAAAAAATCAGGCATTCGACCGGATTGTTGTTCCGTTTGACCGCGTCAAAACGCCAAAGCTGTATTTTATCTCGTACAAGAACCAAAAAGTTCTGGAAGTCAATTTAAATAACGACATCACGCAGCTTAGCGGGAAATATTTCAGCAGTCTGAACGAGTATGACCGGTATTTTACCTGGCAGGTCAATAAAGACTGTATCGTCATGCTGCCGGAGAAAAATCCGCTTTTTTCCCGCCAGTCCTTTTCCATGGGCACTTTTTCAGCCGATAAATTTAAACAGGCGTTATTCAATAATCCCTCTTATGTGACGAGCGGGGCAAGCGGCTCGCAGACGGTCTATACAGACGGCCAGCGCCGGATGGTGTACGATTCCGACCGCGGATCGATGAGGTTTACCGATAATAATGGGCTTAAGCGAACGGAAGCGGGCACGGGTCTTTCCAAAATCATGACTCAAAGCATCGACTACCTGAACTCCCGCGGCGGCTGGACGGATACAGATGAATATGTCTTCTTCAGCCACACGAAGGATCTTGAAATAACATTGAGAATGACGCTGAATGGCATGCCGATTTTTGCCAGCTTCGAGCCCCCTCTTCTGAAAACAACCATTACTCAGAATTGGGGCAGTACGGATGTGCTGAGCTATGAGCATCCGATCTTCTTCCGCAACTACGATTCGAATCCGGAACCGGTTAAGATTGAAAGCGGAGCAGAGCTTATTGAAATGCTTGAGGCAAGCAGAGGGGAACTGAGAAAGGACAACCTGTTCAGGGTCTTTCCAGCCTATGAGCTATCTAGATCCACAGAGGACCTGATTGTCGTGGCAGAGCCTGCCTGGTATGCAGAAACGAAAAGCGGCAATTACCTGATGATTCAGGATCCGAGAATCCTTGGGGGAGGCAGCCAGAATGGATTGGAGTAA
- the yycI gene encoding two-component system regulatory protein YycI — protein sequence MDWSKTKTIFIFAFLVLDLFLVWQYSQKVTTSKYDSIQSETIQEQLKAEGITYPPLPADSPALGILTVERRPFTSEEIAALKDQKPLIDIQEQIGETKTIDLQMELKTPVKINPKDLTKADSFVSTKLLFGGDYVFWNFDQKAGTITYIQRINNKIVYQKGSVKPMGAVILHLNNRNEVKSYEQTYMKTSGSEEEQKLDSLTAINVIQQLYNKNDLKSKDAITKIDLGYYTAQELNKQSLQPYWYIEVNERDHYFVNAYDGQIIRPDQQKKME from the coding sequence ATGGATTGGAGTAAAACAAAAACCATTTTTATTTTTGCTTTTCTTGTCCTCGACCTCTTCCTGGTGTGGCAGTATTCCCAGAAGGTGACAACAAGCAAATACGATTCAATTCAGAGCGAAACCATCCAGGAGCAGCTGAAAGCGGAAGGCATTACGTATCCCCCCTTACCGGCAGACAGTCCGGCGCTTGGGATCTTAACAGTGGAAAGGCGCCCTTTTACGTCCGAAGAAATTGCTGCGCTAAAGGATCAGAAGCCGCTGATCGATATCCAGGAGCAGATCGGAGAGACGAAAACCATCGATTTGCAAATGGAGCTGAAAACACCGGTTAAAATCAACCCAAAGGATTTAACCAAAGCGGACAGCTTCGTATCGACCAAGTTGCTATTCGGCGGAGATTATGTGTTTTGGAACTTTGATCAGAAGGCCGGGACCATTACGTATATTCAGCGTATCAACAATAAAATTGTGTATCAAAAGGGATCCGTTAAGCCAATGGGAGCGGTCATCCTGCATCTGAACAACCGAAATGAAGTCAAAAGCTATGAACAGACCTACATGAAAACGTCCGGTTCCGAGGAAGAGCAAAAGCTGGACAGCCTGACTGCCATCAATGTCATTCAGCAGCTTTACAATAAAAACGACCTGAAAAGCAAAGACGCGATTACAAAAATTGATCTGGGCTATTACACCGCCCAGGAACTAAATAAACAATCTCTGCAGCCGTATTGGTACATTGAAGTGAATGAACGAGATCATTATTTTGTCAATGCGTATGACGGCCAGATCATTCGACCGGATCAGCAGAAAAAAATGGAGTGA